TACCTTTGTTATCctcaaaatgaaattaataaataccTATGGTACCCACCGTGGAGCCAATGGGTAGGATATCAAGGATATCAAACAGGAAATGGATTATATGCACAACTTTCGACGGGATCTCAGATTTCATCCTTCCACCATCCCAACTTTCAAATTCCTTTTGTTCAACTTCTCACTTTACCCGCCCCACCAAGCTTAATCCCACCTGCCTCTCCCATTCCTTCCCACCAATATCCAGGATTATTTGCGCCACCATCTTTCGCCCAATTTCCAGGATTACTGGGATCAACGGGCTCGGGTCCATCGGGAATACCAAATCTTCCCGGGACAAATGCCTCTCCAGGTTGGAGTTCACCTGGATCTTCGATTCCTTCCTACCAACTGCCAGGAATACAACAGCAACCAGGCTCAAGTCCAGTAGAATATCCACATGCTCCTATCAAACCTCCAAGTTCCGCCCCGGCAGGTTGGAGCTCACCAGGATCACCTATTCCTCCCCCTTCACTACCAGGACTACCGGGAACACCAGATCAGAATCCATGGGGATCTGCTGATCGTCCCGCCCATCCTCCGGCATCGCCCATACAACCAGGTTGGAGTCCACCAGGATCATCTTTTCCTCCCTCTCCCCAATCAGGACCACCGGGACCACCAAATTGGAATCAATTGGAGTCTGCCAATCGTCCTGTCTATCCTCCGGAAATGCCCATACCTCCAGTTTGGAATTCGCGTAGATCTTCGAATCCTTCCGCCCAACTTCCACCATTACAAGAGGCACCCTTGGGATCTCTTGGACCCTCCCAACTACCTCCAGGGCTACCAGCGCCACCTAGCTGGAGTTCATTGGAATCTTCAAATCCTCTTGTCCAACGTCCAGAATTAATGGCACCACCAAGTTTGAGTCCATCTGGATCTTCGAATTCTGTCCTTCAGCCCTTGCCCGCAAAACCAAATTGGCGTTCATCGGGATCCCCGAATTCGCCTCTTTACCCTCCAGGATTACCCGCACCACCAAGTGAGAGTATACCTGATATCTCCCCAAATCAGAAAACACGATCCGCCGGATCACCGCCATAGGTGAATACAAACAATCTAGAGGTAGAAAACAACTGTGCCACCAATGAAAAACAGCTATTGAGTTAAGTAACAAAATAGCAACAagcaaaaatatgtatttaaaaatatatgtggcattaaaaaaaatataaaaaaagaaactgtTTTTACGCTTCATAGCTAGGAATGAAACTATACTAATTATATAATCTTTCGAAAACCGCGCACTCCATTTCAAGCTTTTTATTAAACTTATTTGCAAAGTTTGTCGGACTGAAAGCGTAACTGTTACTAATTTCATTAAGGCGTTTATAATTAATCAATTCATAAAATAGTTCAACAAAACTGAGGaacttaatatattttaaattattttaaagttgacCATATTAGAGACTATACTAAATGTCGAAATGGAATTATATGGTAATTGTGATTTTCCTCTTTGTACCGGTAAGTCCGACTTATATGAACGTATAGAAGAAAGTCAAGTTTATTTAATCCAATTTAAGGGGAATATGGAATTCAGTTTCGATCGAATAAGATCCGGGGAGTCCTACACACCATTTCATTTTCCCTATGTTCCCGATAACTTCCCAACACCTTCGGCTCCTGCCCCTCCACCAAAACCACGTCcgccacctccacctccaccacctCCAACTACAACACGTCCACCAACTACAACACCTACACCAACTACGACACCTACACCAATAACGACACCTCCACCGCCTCCACCCtctgcaccaccacctcctgATCCAGCAACCCCTGGAGTATGGTATCCACTCCCCATATATGGGAACGCACCACAATTTGGAGATCCACCTGGATCGCACTTGCTTTCCAATTCAGGAAAACCACATCCACCAGGATCACAGATGCCTCCCAATTCAGGATTCGTCCTTCCCCCAGCGATCTGCAGTCCGCCTTATGGACCACCGAATCAAGATGGAAATCCACCTGGATCACAGACGCCTCCCAATTCAGAATTGGTTCCTCCCCCAGCAATCTGGAATCCGGCTTATGAACCACCGAATCAAATTGGACATCCACCAGAATCACAGGCGCCTACCAATTCAGGATTTGTCCCTCCCCCAGCCATTTGGAATCCGCCTTATGGTCCACCAAACCCAGATGGAAATCCACCTGAATCACAGACGCCTCCCAATTCAGGATTCGTCCCTCCCCCAGCGATCTGGAGTCCTTCTGTTGGACCAACGAGTGAAGATGGACATCCACCTGAATCACAGGCTCCATCAAATTCAGGATTCGTCCCTCCCCTAGCGATCTGCTATCCGCCTTTTGgacaacaaaatcaaattggACATCAACCAGGATCACATAAGCCTCCTAATTCAGGAATATACCCTCCATCCACGGGCTGGATTCCGCCATCTGGGTCACTAAGTCAAGGTGGACATCCACCAGGATCACAGTTGCCTCCTAATTCAGGCTTGCCACCGGGCTCTATTCCGCCGCTTCGACCACCGAATCAAATTGGAGATCCACCAGGATCACAGATGCCTTCGAATTTAGGAATATACCCTCCATCAATGGGCTGGATTCCGCCATCTGGGTCACTAATTCAAGGTGGACATCCACCAGGATCACTGTATCCTCCTAATTCTGTATTGGCACCGGGCTCTATTCCGCCTCTTCGACCATCAAATCAAGGTGGACATCCACCAGGATCACTGTTGCCTCCTAATGTGGGAATATACCCTCCATCCACGGGCTGGATTCCGCCATCTGGGCCACTAACTCAAGGTGGACATCCACCGGGATCACAGGTGCCTCCTAATTTTGTATTGCCAGCGGGCTCTATTCCGCCTCTTGGATCACCAAATCAAATTGGACAACCACCAGGATCACTGTTGCCTCCTAATGTGGGAATATATCCCCCATCCACGGGCTGGATTCCGCCATCTGGGCCACTAACTCAAGGTGGACATCCAACGGGATCACTGTTGCCTCCTAATACTGGATTGCCACCGGGTTCCATTCCGCCTCTTCGACCACCAAATCAAGGTGGACATCCACCAGGATCACAGAAGCCTCCTAATGTGGGAATATACCCCCCATCCACGGGCTGGATTCCGCCATTTGGGCCACTAACTCAAGGTGGACATCCACCAGGATCACTGTTGCCTCCTAATACTGGATTGCCACCGGGCTCTATTCCGCCGCTTGGATCACCGAATCAAATTGGACATCCACCAGGATCACAGAAGCCTCCTAATGTGGGAATATACCCCCCATCCACGGGCTGGACTCCGCCATCTGGGCCACTAACTCAAGGTGGACATCCACCAGGATCACTGTTGCCTCCTAATACTGGATTGCCACCGGGTTCCATTCCGCCGCTTGGATCACCGAATCAAATTGGACATCCACCAGGATCACAGAAGCCTCCTAATGTGGGAATATACCCCCCATCCACGGGCTGGATTCCGCCATCTGGGCCACTAACTCAAAGTGGACATCCACCAGGATCACTGTTGCCTCCTAATACTGGATTGCCACCGGGCTCTATTCCGCCTCTTCGACCACCAAATCAAGGTGGACATCCACCAGGATCACAGAAGCCTCCTAATGTGGGAATATACCCCCCATCCACGGGCTGGATTCCGCCATCTGGGCCACTAACTCAAGGTGGACATCCACCAGGATCACTGTTGCCTCCTAATACTGGATTGCCATCGGGCTCTATTCCGCCGCTTGGATCACCGAATCAAATTGGACATCCACCAGGATCACAGAAGCCTCCTAATTCTGGAATATATCCCCCATCCACGGGCTCGATTCCGCCATCTGGGCCACTAACTCAAGGTGGACATCCACCAGGATCACTGTTGCCTCCTAATACTGGATTGCCATCGGGCTCTATTCCGCCGCTTGGATCACCGAATCAAATTGGACATCCACCAGGATCACAGAAGCCTCCTAATTCTGGAATATATCCCCCATCCACGGGCTGGATTCCGCCATCTGGGCCACTAACTCAAGGTGGACATCCACCAGGATCACTGTTGCCTCCTAATACTGGATTGCCACCGGGCTCTATTTCGCCGCTTGGATCACCGAATCAAATTGGACATCCACCAGGATCACAGAAGCCTCCTAATGTGGGAATATATCCCCCATCCACGGGCTCTATTCCGCCTCTTCGACCACCAAATCAAGGTGGACATCCACCAGGATCACAGAAGCCTCCTAATGTGGGAATATACCCCCCATCCACGGGCTGGATTCCACCATCTGGGCCACTAACTCAAGGTGGACATCCACCAGGATCACAGGTGCCTTCTAATTCTGTATTGCCACCGGGCTCTATTCCGCCCCTTCGACCACCAAATCAAGGTCGACATCCACCAGGATCACAGGTGCCTCCTAATACTGGATTGCCACCGGGCTCTATTCCGCCTCTTGGATCACCGAATCAAATTGGACATCCACCAGGATCACAGAAGCCTCCTAATTCTGGAATATATCCCCCATCCACGGGCTCGATTCCGCCATCTGGGCCACTAACTCAAGGTGGACATCCACCAGGATCACTGTTGCCTCCTAATACTGGATTGCCACCGGGCTCTATTCCGCCCCTTCGACCACCAAATCAAGGTCGACATCCACCAGGATCACAGGTGCCTCCTAATTCTGTATTGCCACCGGGCTCTATTCCGCCTCTTGGATCACCGATTCAAATTGGACGTCCAGTAGGATCACAGAAGCCTGCTAGTTCCAAAATACGTCCTCCACCACCTTCTGAACCTCAAAACCCGGACAATGTGCCCAAGCAGCCAGTTAAAAATCCACCTGCAGGAGGAAACTTAAATGTAAATGACATACGCATCGACCGTCCCAATTAAAAATTGTGcaacaaaattgaaaagaattacattttccattttcaatcGATAAACTAATAAACAAGCGATGCTCGTAAAAATGAATACttgacatattttttttatttagttctAACAAATTGTTCCATCATAACAGCTAACTTTTTATAGCAAGTAAGCCACGTAGGTATACAATGGTTCCCCTCCTGCTTTCCATGGTATTCATATCCACTCCAAGAAGAGTTTCTAAAGTTCCTACGTGCTAATGGGATTCCCCCTATACGTAGATAATCTTCAAAACCATTATCCTGGATATTCTTTGAATCAGGTTGTAATAAAAGAGACCAGcagcttttaaatattttttagttaAACAGTTTGGAAAAAATCGtatttcaaatgtttttaaaagtattgttattgtctttaaatttataaaataggATAGGATGTATCGCATTGGTTATGTGTTGTACACAATCAAtaattaaagtaaatacatatacatattaattGCACGTAAAATCGCTTAACAAAAATTGTCAAGCCGATTCGTTTTAGTATTAACCATACAAACGCCTTCCTAAAGAtgcattgaaaatgaaatgtggTTCACTTACGTACAAGCGTATTCAGAAAGTGCACTAAATGTGCAAATGGCAGCATATCTTTATATTGATTTCCTTAGTGCCACATGGACATGGACTTGAAAGACGGGATTCCTCGGTAAGATCGTTATAAATCAATACTGTATCGTTATTAACCATATTCTTGGAATAGGTGGACAAGTATATACCTTCAGTGCCTTTTGATAAAGTCGATAAGCTATTATCGGAAATAGAAACAAATCATAGGGCTCTCCGCATAAATCGGCAGTCATGTAACAAAAGGTAAAAGGTATACAGTTCTTTAATCTTTAATCTATCTATATGTATTTATTCTTTCGTAATAATTTTTAGCTTAATTCAAGTCAATGGTCTGGCCAACGGTTCCCTTTTGCTGGAAAGCACAGAAAAGCAAATACTTTTTTTGATACGACTTTTTAATACTAGCTGCCCAAATGAATATCATCGGGAAATCTTAAGAGTACGCTCGGAATATAAACCATTTCATTTTGCTTATGTACCAGAATATGATCATAATTGGGGATTAAGCCCTACTACTACTCGTACTACAACTACTACTACtcctactactactactactactactactactactactactactactcctactactactactactactactactactccTACTACTCCTGCTACTACTACTACtcctactactactacttctCCTAAAACTAATCCATTTGTGGATCCTACCTCCACACCAGGCCCAACTGGCTCAGACGAGGAATATGTGATACAAAACATAAACTTTTTTAGCCATGATGTATAAAGagtaattatattataatttatagatattgaaaatatatattttacaatgaaaacaaacaattcaAGGAATGATAAGAAGAATTAGTTATTTGATTCAATTAGCAAAGTTTACAAATACTAATACcacaaatttatttggctGTAACGTTAAAGGAATACTTCGAATTTGTTAACCACGTgctatttagtttttttttttttgattatttcacGACCACTGTGCGATCCTAGAGTGTCTCGCGTTGACTTGTGAGAAAGCTGGGCGaaatattttagaattttcaCAACACGTCACACGACAGCAGGCCCAGGAAGAAGAGGGCATACGTGGATGGTCTCGGACCTAAGGCCCTTGGCAGGCTGAGGGATTGGGAACTGTAGATGGAGGGAGGGTCGGAATCTGAACCTGAACCTGGATGGTTGGATAGCTGGATGACTGGATGGCTGGAAGCTGCGCCGGCACCCGCACGCTCATGGCTTGTATTTGGCTTGTTAACTGCGCTTGTTTACTTTATGTTAAATT
The sequence above is a segment of the Drosophila melanogaster chromosome 2L genome. Coding sequences within it:
- the BG642163 gene encoding BG642163, isoform B, which gives rise to MWKWIINIILLSVVQASKKVDGQISPRTTSQKILQPYPCNSPHPLTQFSQKYPNSGYLCYPQNEINKYLWYPPWSQWVGYQGYQTGNGLYAQLSTGSQISSFHHPNFQIPFVQLLTLPAPPSLIPPASPIPSHQYPGLFAPPSFAQFPGLLGSTGSGPSGIPNLPGTNASPGWSSPGSSIPSYQLPGIQQQPGSSPVEYPHAPIKPPSSAPAGWSSPGSPIPPPSLPGLPGTPDQNPWGSADRPAHPPASPIQPGWSPPGSSFPPSPQSGPPGPPNWNQLESANRPVYPPEMPIPPVWNSRRSSNPSAQLPPLQEAPLGSLGPSQLPPGLPAPPSWSSLESSNPLVQRPELMAPPSLSPSGSSNSVLQPLPAKPNWRSSGSPNSPLYPPGLPAPPSESIPDISPNQKTRSAGSPP
- the CG15635 gene encoding uncharacterized protein; protein product: MSKWNYMVIVIFLFVPGNMEFSFDRIRSGESYTPFHFPYVPDNFPTPSAPAPPPKPRPPPPPPPPPTTTRPPTTTPTPTTTPTPITTPPPPPPSAPPPPDPATPGVWYPLPIYGNAPQFGDPPGSHLLSNSGKPHPPGSQMPPNSGFVLPPAICSPPYGPPNQDGNPPGSQTPPNSELVPPPAIWNPAYEPPNQIGHPPESQAPTNSGFVPPPAIWNPPYGPPNPDGNPPESQTPPNSGFVPPPAIWSPSVGPTSEDGHPPESQAPSNSGFVPPLAICYPPFGQQNQIGHQPGSHKPPNSGIYPPSTGWIPPSGSLSQGGHPPGSQLPPNSGLPPGSIPPLRPPNQIGDPPGSQMPSNLGIYPPSMGWIPPSGSLIQGGHPPGSLYPPNSVLAPGSIPPLRPSNQGGHPPGSLLPPNVGIYPPSTGWIPPSGPLTQGGHPPGSQVPPNFVLPAGSIPPLGSPNQIGQPPGSLLPPNVGIYPPSTGWIPPSGPLTQGGHPTGSLLPPNTGLPPGSIPPLRPPNQGGHPPGSQKPPNVGIYPPSTGWIPPFGPLTQGGHPPGSLLPPNTGLPPGSIPPLGSPNQIGHPPGSQKPPNVGIYPPSTGWTPPSGPLTQGGHPPGSLLPPNTGLPPGSIPPLGSPNQIGHPPGSQKPPNVGIYPPSTGWIPPSGPLTQSGHPPGSLLPPNTGLPPGSIPPLRPPNQGGHPPGSQKPPNVGIYPPSTGWIPPSGPLTQGGHPPGSLLPPNTGLPSGSIPPLGSPNQIGHPPGSQKPPNSGIYPPSTGSIPPSGPLTQGGHPPGSLLPPNTGLPSGSIPPLGSPNQIGHPPGSQKPPNSGIYPPSTGWIPPSGPLTQGGHPPGSLLPPNTGLPPGSISPLGSPNQIGHPPGSQKPPNVGIYPPSTGSIPPLRPPNQGGHPPGSQKPPNVGIYPPSTGWIPPSGPLTQGGHPPGSQVPSNSVLPPGSIPPLRPPNQGRHPPGSQVPPNTGLPPGSIPPLGSPNQIGHPPGSQKPPNSGIYPPSTGSIPPSGPLTQGGHPPGSLLPPNTGLPPGSIPPLRPPNQGRHPPGSQVPPNSVLPPGSIPPLGSPIQIGRPVGSQKPASSKIRPPPPSEPQNPDNVPKQPVKNPPAGGNLNVNDIRIDRPN
- the CG43798 gene encoding uncharacterized protein — encoded protein: MCKWQHIFILISLVPHGHGLERRDSSVDKYIPSVPFDKVDKLLSEIETNHRALRINRQSCNKSLIQVNGLANGSLLLESTEKQILFLIRLFNTSCPNEYHREILRVRSEYKPFHFAYVPEYDHNWGLSPTTTRTTTTTTPTTTTTTTTTTTTTTPTTTTTTTTTPTTPATTTTPTTTTSPKTNPFVDPTSTPGPTGSDEEYVIQNINFFSHDV